The following are encoded in a window of Peromyscus maniculatus bairdii isolate BWxNUB_F1_BW_parent chromosome X, HU_Pman_BW_mat_3.1, whole genome shotgun sequence genomic DNA:
- the Fmr1nb gene encoding FMR1 neighbor protein, with product MPSDLRPKQGRNRSKNRAFFRGARWKIAVADSRYRRENPALRVYPGAPGSGQGVNMAAGPQFGFCSAVRQCLQNMWAQRHLGLFLLLLWTLVILFYLVSTDSVSPKEKVQRHSKAPEHGSNWEFLLNFFFPTTCIIRENQEVVACNKQPYLSKTECLRFKCCFSSSGTKMRCYAPLRDKPTQMLRVFGFAVTSMIILGFLPMYCCSLCQRSRWFNPLRRKMNRMLKVLKKQKTKLKRKPRARKAPKEERGARKEQESRALLSN from the exons ATGCCTTCGGATCTCAGGCCAAAGCAGGGGAGAAATAGATCCAAGAACCGGGCTTTCTTCCGTGGAGCACGTTGGAAGATAGCAGTTGCTGATAGCCGGTACAGAAGAGAGAATCCTGCTCTCAGGGTGTATCCAGGAGCTCCGGGTTCTGGCCAGGGGGTCAACATGGCAGCTGGCCCTCAGTTTGGATTCTGCTCTGCAGTACGTCAGTGTCTGCAAAATATGTGGGCCCAGAGGCACTTGGGCCTGTTTTTGCTTTTACTCTGGACACTGGTGATCCTGTTCTATCTTGTGAGCACTG ATTCTGTGTCTCCGAAAGAGAAAGTTCAGAGGCACAGTAAAGCTCCAGAACATGGATCCAACTGGGAATTTCTGTTGAACTTTTTCTTTCCAACAA CATGCATCATAAGGGAGAATCAGGAGGTAGTAGCTTGTAATAAGCAGCCGTATCTTAGCAAGACTGAATGTTTAAGATTCAAGTGCTGCTTTTCATCATCTGGGACCAAAATGAGGTGCTATGCCCCACTAAGAGATA AGCCTACACAGATGCTCCGGGTGTTTGGATTCGCTGTGACCAGCATGATAATCCTGGGATTTCTTCCTATGTATTGCTGCTCTCTTTGCCAGAGGAG CAGATGGTTTAATCCTTTAAGAAGGAAGATGAACAGAATGTTGAAAGTTTtgaagaaacaaaagacaaaactgaAGAGGAAGCCTAGAGCAAGGAAAGCaccaaaagaagagagaggagctaGAAAAGAGCAAGAGTCCAGAG